Proteins encoded within one genomic window of Syntrophobacterales bacterium:
- a CDS encoding ABC transporter permease gives MKSLDRKIFRDILHLKGQVFAITLVVVSGLATFIMFISTIDSLSLTRDAFYRDYRFADVFVSLKRAPESLKQKIAEIPGVSLVETRVCGYAKLDVAGFAEPVTARLVSLPEEGEPLLNRLYLRKGRLADPTRENEVVINESFALAHRFEPGNGFAAIINGKRKELVIVGIALSPEFVLLMRPDATSPDFKRYGVLWLGRKALARSYDMDGAFNDVVLTLSKNARSSDVIAALDATVDSSGGLGAHPRKDQISHRLLTGEFQQLRQSARIFPTIFIFVAAFLLNVVMSRTINMQREQIGILKAFGYTNAAIGVHYAKLVVLIILPGLCGGVAAGIWFGRMLGDIYMAVYRFPMLIYTLYPHVVIEALVISILAALAGTLFSLARAARQPPAEAMRPEPPARYRVTFLEKTIVGRLLSQPSRMILRNLSRKPVRTMLSIIGIAVACATMIASGFFKDSVNFIIDVQFIRSQKEDMRISFVETSSFKTLYELKNLPGVRNAEGYRRVPARFVSGHKSYRTAIYGIEPESRLHLLLDTNLQRVEIPPEGIVINDYLAKMLDIRTGDLLTVEILEGAKPVRRIQVAGTAKLFLGVLGYMDTGALNRLLREGNALSGAYLLTDSLQNEALYRQFTDMPRVGGIVIRRNDIKNFHDVQARGMLFFTFIATLMACSIAFGVVYNSARIAFSERSRELASLRVLGYTRGEISYILLGELGLLTLAALPLGFIAGRLLCAYIAGALASDLFRVPLIIEMHTYALAAAVVLISASFSGLIVRRRLDTLDLVEVLKTKE, from the coding sequence GTGAAGTCGCTCGATCGAAAAATATTCCGGGATATCCTGCACCTCAAGGGGCAGGTCTTCGCGATCACCCTCGTAGTTGTAAGCGGTCTGGCAACCTTCATCATGTTCATCAGCACGATCGATTCCCTTTCGCTTACCCGGGACGCCTTCTACCGCGACTACCGGTTTGCCGACGTTTTTGTCTCGCTGAAGCGGGCGCCGGAGAGCCTGAAGCAAAAAATAGCCGAAATTCCCGGCGTTTCCCTTGTCGAAACAAGGGTCTGCGGTTATGCCAAACTCGACGTCGCCGGTTTTGCCGAACCGGTCACGGCCCGGCTCGTGTCGCTGCCGGAGGAGGGCGAACCGCTCTTGAACCGTCTCTACTTGCGAAAGGGCAGACTGGCCGACCCGACCCGGGAAAACGAGGTCGTAATCAACGAAAGCTTCGCCCTCGCCCACCGTTTTGAACCAGGCAACGGTTTTGCGGCGATCATCAACGGCAAGCGCAAGGAACTGGTAATTGTCGGCATCGCCCTTTCCCCGGAGTTCGTACTCTTGATGCGGCCGGACGCGACCAGCCCCGATTTTAAGCGATACGGGGTGCTCTGGCTGGGACGCAAGGCCCTTGCCCGATCGTACGACATGGACGGCGCCTTCAACGACGTCGTTCTGACCCTGTCGAAAAACGCCCGCTCCAGCGACGTTATCGCCGCGCTCGACGCCACCGTCGATTCCTCCGGGGGACTGGGCGCCCACCCCCGCAAGGATCAGATCTCCCACCGGCTTCTGACCGGCGAGTTTCAGCAGCTCCGCCAGAGCGCCCGGATCTTTCCGACGATCTTCATCTTCGTCGCCGCCTTTCTTTTGAACGTCGTCATGAGCCGGACGATCAACATGCAGCGCGAGCAGATCGGCATCCTGAAGGCGTTCGGCTACACGAACGCCGCCATCGGCGTCCATTACGCGAAGCTGGTCGTTCTGATCATCCTGCCTGGTCTCTGCGGCGGCGTGGCGGCCGGAATCTGGTTCGGCCGGATGCTGGGCGACATCTACATGGCCGTTTACCGTTTCCCCATGCTTATCTATACCTTATATCCCCATGTCGTCATTGAGGCGCTGGTAATCAGCATCCTTGCGGCTCTGGCCGGCACGCTCTTTTCCCTTGCCCGGGCCGCCCGACAGCCCCCCGCCGAGGCGATGCGGCCCGAGCCGCCCGCCCGCTATCGGGTGACATTTCTCGAAAAGACGATCGTCGGCCGCCTGCTTTCACAGCCCTCCCGGATGATTCTGCGGAACCTCTCCCGCAAACCGGTCAGAACCATGCTTTCGATAATCGGGATCGCCGTCGCCTGCGCGACAATGATCGCCAGCGGTTTCTTCAAGGATTCCGTAAACTTCATAATTGATGTCCAGTTTATCCGCTCGCAGAAGGAGGATATGAGAATAAGCTTCGTCGAGACTTCTTCCTTTAAGACCTTGTACGAACTGAAGAATCTCCCGGGGGTGCGAAATGCCGAGGGCTATCGCCGGGTCCCGGCGCGGTTCGTCTCCGGTCATAAAAGCTACCGGACGGCAATCTACGGGATCGAACCGGAAAGCCGTCTGCATCTGCTTTTGGACACGAATCTGCAGCGGGTGGAGATTCCGCCCGAAGGCATTGTTATCAATGACTATCTGGCCAAAATGCTCGACATCCGGACCGGCGATCTGCTGACCGTCGAGATTCTCGAAGGGGCAAAACCGGTACGCCGGATTCAGGTCGCAGGCACGGCCAAGCTTTTTCTCGGCGTGCTGGGATACATGGATACGGGCGCTCTCAACCGTCTGCTGCGGGAGGGAAACGCGCTTTCCGGCGCGTATCTGCTGACCGACTCCCTGCAAAACGAGGCGCTCTACCGTCAATTCACCGACATGCCGAGGGTGGGCGGGATTGTTATTAGACGCAATGATATCAAAAACTTCCACGATGTCCAGGCGCGGGGGATGCTCTTTTTCACGTTCATTGCGACGCTGATGGCCTGCTCGATCGCCTTCGGTGTTGTCTATAACAGTGCCCGGATAGCATTTTCAGAACGAAGCCGTGAACTTGCAAGTCTCAGGGTACTGGGATACACGCGCGGGGAGATATCGTATATCCTGCTGGGTGAGCTGGGGCTGCTCACGCTTGCCGCTCTGCCGCTGGGCTTTATCGCCGGGCGCCTTTTGTGCGCGTATATCGCCGGGGCGCTCGCCTCCGATCTGTTTCGCGTTCCCCTGATAATAGAAATGCATACATACGCACTGGCCGCGGCCGTCGTGCTGATATCGGCCTCCTTTTCGGGGCTAATCGTCCGGCGCCGCTTAGACACGCTCGATCTTGTCGAAGTATTGAAAACGAAGGAATAA
- a CDS encoding ABC transporter ATP-binding protein: MSDTVFQVTNLAKVYLMGEVEVHALRGANLEIFTGELVVLLGPSGSGKSTLLNIIGGLDTATSGTVFYREKELTSAGERELTEYRRTSVGFVFQFYNLIPSLNALENVAVVTEIAHNPMKPQEALTLVGLGERLDHFPAQLSGGEQQRVAIARAIAKNPAVLLCDEPTGALDSQTGIVVLEVLERINRELGTATVIITHNADIAGMADRVIHLSNGLITEIAENKVKKSSSELQW, encoded by the coding sequence ATGAGCGACACGGTATTTCAGGTAACAAATCTCGCCAAGGTGTATCTGATGGGAGAGGTTGAGGTTCATGCCCTCCGGGGGGCGAATCTCGAGATCTTTACCGGGGAGCTGGTGGTGCTGCTCGGCCCCTCGGGAAGCGGAAAATCAACGCTTTTGAACATCATCGGCGGTTTGGACACGGCGACCAGCGGGACGGTGTTTTACCGGGAAAAGGAACTGACGTCCGCCGGCGAACGGGAGCTGACCGAATATCGCCGCACCAGTGTCGGGTTCGTTTTTCAATTTTACAACCTGATCCCCAGTCTGAACGCGCTGGAAAACGTTGCCGTCGTCACCGAGATCGCCCACAACCCGATGAAACCCCAAGAGGCGCTGACGCTGGTCGGCTTGGGCGAGCGGCTCGACCATTTTCCCGCCCAGCTTTCCGGAGGCGAGCAGCAGCGGGTCGCAATCGCCCGCGCGATTGCGAAGAATCCGGCGGTGCTGCTCTGCGACGAGCCGACCGGCGCGCTCGATTCCCAAACAGGAATCGTCGTCCTCGAGGTCCTTGAAAGAATCAACCGGGAGCTGGGCACGGCAACCGTTATCATCACCCACAACGCCGACATCGCCGGGATGGCGGACCGGGTCATCCATTTAAGCAACGGCCTCATCACGGAAATTGCGGAAAACAAGGTCAAAAAATCGTCAAGTGAACTTCAGTGGTGA